A single genomic interval of Streptomyces showdoensis harbors:
- a CDS encoding lipid-transfer protein translates to MKSYIVGVGMTKFEKPETRDWQYWDMAKEAGTAALTDAGIPYGLVEQVPVGYCFQASTAGQRAVYELGLTGVPVYNVNNNCATGSSALMMARQLVEGGIADCVLALGFEKMARGALGGGSDGGDFKTSPVARHYGIMAAGHGFEMSPPTAQIFGNAAREHMDRYGTTEAQLAAVAAKNHRHSSQNPNAQFQDVYTVEEILAAKTIHRPLTKLQCSPTSDGAAAAVVVSERFVTEHGLRDRAVEIAAQAMTTDTEESFASGSCIDVVGRPMSRAAARQVYEASGLGIEDVDVIELHDCFSVNELLTYEALGMCEEGASGKLVESGATTYGGRWVVNPSGGLISKGHPLGATGLAQATELVWQLRGEAGPRQVPGADVGLAHNIGLGGAAVVTLLRRA, encoded by the coding sequence ATGAAGTCGTACATCGTCGGTGTGGGCATGACGAAGTTCGAGAAGCCGGAGACCCGGGACTGGCAGTACTGGGACATGGCGAAGGAGGCCGGCACCGCCGCCCTGACCGACGCCGGCATCCCGTACGGGCTCGTCGAACAGGTCCCGGTCGGCTACTGCTTCCAGGCCTCCACGGCCGGCCAGCGCGCGGTCTACGAACTGGGCCTGACCGGGGTCCCCGTCTACAACGTCAACAACAACTGCGCGACCGGCTCGTCCGCCCTGATGATGGCGCGGCAGCTGGTGGAGGGCGGCATCGCCGACTGCGTCCTCGCGCTGGGCTTCGAGAAGATGGCGCGCGGCGCGCTCGGCGGCGGCTCGGACGGCGGCGACTTCAAGACCTCGCCGGTCGCCCGGCACTACGGGATCATGGCGGCCGGGCACGGCTTCGAGATGTCCCCGCCCACCGCCCAGATCTTCGGCAACGCGGCCCGCGAGCACATGGACCGCTACGGCACGACCGAGGCCCAGCTCGCCGCGGTGGCCGCCAAGAACCACCGGCACTCGTCCCAGAACCCCAACGCCCAGTTCCAGGACGTGTACACGGTCGAGGAGATCCTCGCGGCCAAGACCATCCACCGCCCGCTGACCAAGCTCCAGTGCTCGCCGACCTCGGACGGCGCGGCGGCGGCCGTGGTCGTCTCCGAGCGCTTCGTGACGGAGCACGGCCTGCGGGACCGGGCGGTGGAGATCGCCGCCCAGGCCATGACCACCGACACCGAGGAGTCCTTCGCCTCGGGCAGCTGCATCGACGTGGTCGGGCGCCCGATGTCCCGGGCGGCGGCGCGGCAGGTCTACGAGGCCTCCGGCCTGGGCATCGAGGACGTCGACGTGATCGAACTCCACGACTGCTTCTCGGTCAACGAGCTGCTGACCTACGAGGCCCTGGGCATGTGCGAGGAGGGCGCCTCCGGCAAGCTCGTCGAGTCGGGCGCGACGACCTACGGCGGCAGGTGGGTGGTCAACCCGTCCGGCGGCCTCATCTCCAAGGGCCACCCGCTGGGCGCGACGGGCCTGGCGCAGGCGACGGAACTGGTCTGGCAGCTGCGCGGAGAGGCGGGCCCCCGGCAGGTGCCGGGGGCGGACGTGGGCCTGGCGCACAACATCGGCCTCGGCGGGGCGGCGGTGGTGACGCTGCTGCGCCGCGCCTAG
- a CDS encoding helix-turn-helix domain-containing protein — translation MANIRNLDPSASPLDYYGSELRRLREEAKLSQDQLGDILFCTGSLVGQIETAKKLPTRQFSERLDAALMTGGLFTRLIGLVLKSQLPNWFQPYAEMEAKATYISTYQSQLVYGLLQTPAYARAVLGARTEADVEGKVAARMERQRILDRETPPLLWVVLSEAVLRQEIGGREVMREQLAHLLAMQEREWVKIQILPFKAGAHAGLPGSFTLLRFDDDPDLVYTEDFVRGHMTADAAAFREGSLRYDHLRAAALSVEESAALIARVMEEQYGDQPEPDGR, via the coding sequence GTGGCCAACATCCGTAACCTCGATCCCAGCGCCTCGCCGCTGGACTACTACGGCTCGGAATTACGCCGGTTGAGGGAGGAGGCGAAGCTCAGCCAGGACCAGCTGGGCGACATCCTCTTCTGCACGGGCTCGCTCGTCGGTCAGATCGAGACCGCGAAGAAGCTGCCGACGAGACAGTTCTCGGAGCGGCTGGACGCGGCGCTGATGACGGGCGGTCTGTTCACGCGCCTGATCGGCCTGGTCCTGAAGAGCCAGCTGCCGAACTGGTTCCAGCCGTACGCGGAGATGGAAGCGAAGGCGACGTACATCTCGACGTACCAGTCCCAACTGGTCTACGGGTTGCTTCAGACCCCGGCCTACGCCCGGGCGGTTCTGGGCGCGAGGACGGAAGCGGACGTCGAGGGCAAGGTCGCGGCCCGAATGGAACGCCAGCGCATCCTGGACCGCGAGACGCCTCCCCTGCTGTGGGTGGTGCTGTCCGAGGCGGTGCTGCGGCAGGAGATCGGCGGGCGCGAGGTCATGCGGGAGCAACTCGCTCACCTGCTGGCCATGCAGGAGCGGGAGTGGGTGAAGATCCAGATCCTGCCGTTCAAGGCGGGTGCGCATGCGGGACTGCCGGGCTCGTTCACCCTCTTGCGCTTCGATGACGACCCCGATCTGGTCTACACCGAGGACTTCGTTCGCGGGCACATGACCGCCGATGCGGCCGCCTTCAGGGAAGGGTCCCTCCGTTACGATCACTTGAGGGCTGCTGCCCTCTCGGTGGAGGAATCGGCCGCACTGATCGCCCGTGTGATGGAGGAACAGTATGGGGACCAACCTGAACCTGACGGGCGCTGA
- a CDS encoding N-acetylmuramoyl-L-alanine amidase, whose translation MPYDRKLLALPLALTACAALAGCGGSAESATQAPRTAGAERTGAPSGAQANAQATGPGSGAIPAGPPRKVLPLAGRTLVIDPGHNPGNFRHTAEINKKVNIGTNRKECDTTGTSTNAGYTEAAFTLDVSHRLRDLLAAQGAKVVLVHDADRAFGPCIDERARIGNAAKADAVVSVHADGSAVGNRGFHVILPARVQEGGADTTKIVGPSRSLGEKLVARFGRATGTHPANYIGSGTGLDVRKDLGGLNLSTVPKVFIECGNMRDPKDAKLLTEAAWRQKAAQGIADGIGAYLKG comes from the coding sequence GTGCCGTACGACCGGAAACTCCTCGCCCTCCCCCTGGCCCTGACCGCCTGCGCCGCCCTCGCGGGCTGCGGGGGCTCCGCCGAGTCGGCGACGCAGGCCCCCCGTACCGCCGGAGCCGAGCGGACCGGCGCCCCGTCGGGCGCCCAGGCGAACGCCCAGGCCACCGGCCCCGGCAGCGGGGCGATCCCGGCCGGGCCGCCGCGGAAGGTGCTGCCGCTCGCCGGGCGGACCCTCGTGATCGACCCCGGGCATAATCCCGGCAATTTCCGCCATACCGCGGAAATCAACAAGAAGGTGAACATCGGGACGAACCGCAAGGAGTGCGACACCACCGGCACGTCCACGAACGCGGGGTACACCGAGGCCGCGTTCACCCTCGACGTCTCGCACCGCCTGCGCGACCTCCTCGCGGCGCAGGGCGCCAAGGTCGTCCTGGTGCACGACGCCGACCGCGCCTTCGGCCCCTGCATCGACGAGCGGGCCCGGATCGGGAACGCCGCGAAGGCCGACGCCGTCGTCTCCGTCCACGCGGACGGCTCCGCGGTCGGGAACCGGGGGTTCCACGTGATCCTGCCCGCGCGGGTGCAGGAGGGCGGCGCCGACACCACGAAGATCGTCGGGCCCTCCCGGAGCCTGGGCGAGAAGCTGGTCGCGCGGTTCGGGCGCGCGACCGGCACCCACCCCGCCAACTACATCGGTTCCGGTACCGGGTTGGATGTGCGGAAGGATCTGGGGGGCCTCAACCTCTCGACCGTCCCCAAAGTCTTCATCGAATGCGGCAACATGCGTGATCCGAAGGATGCCAAGCTGCTGACCGAGGCCGCGTGGCGACAGAAGGCCGCGCAGGGCATCGCCGACGGCATCGGGGCCTACCTCAAGGGGTAG
- a CDS encoding DUF4259 domain-containing protein: MGTWDIGPFDNDSAADFSYQIDQAAGADDKAAVFLAAFRDVAETGEDAFLDSYYSVKAVASAALLAAQCPGGEPVTTSYAPKDAIPVLPATLRPLAVAALDRVLGPDSELLELWEESSESEEWKAGVLRLRAVLAGADA; this comes from the coding sequence ATGGGCACCTGGGACATCGGCCCCTTCGACAACGACTCCGCCGCCGACTTCTCCTACCAGATCGACCAGGCCGCCGGCGCCGACGACAAGGCGGCGGTGTTCCTCGCCGCCTTCCGCGACGTCGCCGAGACCGGCGAGGACGCGTTCCTGGATTCGTACTACTCCGTCAAGGCCGTGGCCTCCGCTGCCCTCCTCGCCGCGCAGTGCCCCGGCGGCGAGCCCGTCACCACCTCGTACGCCCCGAAGGACGCCATACCGGTCCTCCCTGCCACCCTCCGCCCGCTCGCCGTCGCCGCCCTCGACCGCGTGCTCGGCCCCGACTCCGAACTCCTGGAGCTCTGGGAGGAGTCGTCCGAGAGCGAGGAGTGGAAGGCGGGCGTCCTGCGGCTACGCGCCGTGCTCGCGGGCGCGGACGCGTAG
- a CDS encoding MFS transporter has protein sequence MTPMPRTDTGKATPTADPSIPSSPPPSRLWLVVLIACAGQFLVVLDVSVVNVALPSMRTDLGLTASGLQWVVNAYSIAFAGFMLLGGRAADLFGRKRMFVLGLGLFTLASVAGGLAQEGWQLLAARAVQGLGAAILSPSTLTLLTAAAPVGPARTRAVGTWTAVGAAGGAAGGFVGGALVDLLSWRWVLLINVPIGALVLACACLWLTESRVTDGRHRLDLPGAVLVTGGLATLAYGIVQTEESGWGAPETLVPLTAGLLLLAAFVAWETKAPAPLMPLRIFRTRAVSAANATMALCASTTFGSWFFMTVYAQNVLGYTPLQAGLALVPSSVSVIAGSKLAPRLLPRFGARAVAVAGILLGAAGFAWQSTMTPDGSYVPSILIPGVLIMFGIGIGSTPLAILATTGAPPSEAGLASGLINTSRTMGGALGLAILSTVAAAFTTTGTPTPASLTEGYAAAFRVGACVLLGTAVLMALWLPGRERKAA, from the coding sequence ATGACGCCCATGCCGCGAACCGACACGGGTAAAGCCACCCCCACCGCAGACCCGTCCATACCCTCGTCACCCCCGCCCTCCCGGCTCTGGCTGGTGGTCCTGATCGCCTGCGCGGGCCAGTTCCTGGTGGTGCTGGACGTGTCGGTGGTGAACGTGGCGCTGCCGTCGATGCGGACGGACCTGGGGCTGACGGCCTCGGGTCTCCAGTGGGTGGTCAACGCGTACTCGATCGCGTTCGCGGGCTTCATGCTGCTGGGCGGCCGGGCGGCGGACCTGTTCGGCCGCAAGCGCATGTTCGTCCTGGGGCTCGGCCTGTTCACGCTGGCCTCGGTCGCGGGCGGGCTGGCCCAGGAGGGCTGGCAGCTCTTGGCGGCCCGCGCCGTGCAGGGCCTGGGCGCGGCGATCCTGTCCCCGTCCACGCTCACCCTGCTCACCGCCGCCGCCCCGGTGGGCCCGGCCCGCACCCGGGCGGTCGGCACCTGGACGGCGGTGGGCGCGGCGGGCGGCGCGGCCGGCGGCTTCGTGGGCGGCGCGCTGGTCGACCTCCTCTCCTGGCGCTGGGTCCTCCTCATCAACGTCCCGATCGGCGCCCTCGTCCTGGCCTGCGCCTGCCTGTGGCTGACCGAGAGCCGGGTCACGGACGGCCGCCACCGCCTGGACCTGCCCGGCGCGGTCCTGGTGACGGGCGGCCTGGCGACCCTCGCGTACGGCATCGTGCAGACGGAGGAGTCGGGCTGGGGAGCCCCGGAGACCCTCGTGCCCCTGACGGCGGGCCTGCTCCTGCTGGCCGCCTTCGTGGCCTGGGAGACCAAGGCCCCGGCCCCCCTGATGCCCCTCCGCATCTTCCGCACCCGCGCGGTGTCGGCGGCCAACGCGACGATGGCGCTCTGCGCGTCGACCACCTTCGGCTCGTGGTTCTTCATGACGGTCTACGCCCAGAACGTCCTCGGCTACACCCCGCTCCAGGCCGGCCTCGCCCTGGTCCCCAGCTCGGTCAGCGTCATCGCCGGCTCCAAACTCGCGCCCCGCCTGCTGCCCCGCTTCGGCGCCCGCGCGGTCGCGGTGGCCGGAATCCTGCTGGGCGCGGCGGGCTTCGCCTGGCAGTCGACGATGACCCCGGACGGCTCGTACGTGCCGTCGATCCTGATCCCCGGCGTCCTGATCATGTTCGGCATAGGCATCGGCTCGACCCCCCTGGCCATCCTCGCCACCACCGGCGCCCCGCCCTCGGAGGCGGGCCTGGCCTCGGGACTCATCAACACCTCCCGCACGATGGGCGGAGCCCTGGGCCTCGCGATCCTCTCCACCGTCGCGGCGGCCTTCACGACCACCGGCACCCCGACCCCCGCCTCGCTGACGGAGGGCTACGCGGCGGCGTTCCGGGTGGGCGCGTGCGTGCTGCTGGGCACGGCGGTGCTGATGGCGCTCTGGCTGCCGGGGCGGGAGCGGAAGGCGGCCTGA
- a CDS encoding sulfite exporter TauE/SafE family protein — protein sequence MAADQTFTPPRSTRSIPLTFCAGAAIGVLGGMIGLGGAEFRLPLLIGLFGFAALSAVILNKAMSLVVVLTALPARMAAVSAADLAAHWPVAVNLLAGSLLGAWAGASWVVRMRSDTLYRVLAGLMVLMAAALLFTHFATLDALGLVPWAQVALGAAAGFGIGVVAAVMGVAGGELLIPTIVLLFGQDIKTAGSLSLLVSLPTMLVAFARYSRDGSFAVLGANRRFALVMVAGSVAGAVLGGLLLGVFPDVVLIPALSVVLLVSAVKLARHE from the coding sequence ATGGCCGCTGACCAGACCTTCACCCCACCGCGCTCGACGCGCTCGATACCCCTGACGTTCTGCGCGGGGGCGGCGATCGGCGTCCTGGGCGGGATGATCGGCCTGGGCGGTGCGGAGTTCCGCCTGCCCCTGCTGATCGGACTGTTCGGGTTCGCCGCGCTCTCCGCCGTCATCCTCAACAAGGCCATGAGCCTGGTGGTGGTCCTGACCGCGCTGCCCGCCCGCATGGCGGCCGTGTCCGCCGCCGACCTCGCCGCCCATTGGCCCGTCGCGGTCAACCTGCTGGCCGGGAGCCTGCTGGGCGCCTGGGCCGGAGCGTCGTGGGTGGTGCGGATGCGCTCGGACACCCTGTACAGGGTGCTGGCCGGCCTGATGGTGCTGATGGCGGCGGCCCTGCTGTTCACGCACTTCGCGACGCTGGACGCCCTCGGCCTGGTTCCGTGGGCCCAGGTGGCGCTCGGGGCCGCCGCGGGGTTCGGGATCGGGGTGGTCGCGGCCGTCATGGGCGTGGCCGGCGGCGAGCTGCTGATTCCGACGATCGTGTTGCTCTTCGGGCAGGACATCAAGACGGCGGGAAGTCTGTCCCTGCTGGTGTCGCTGCCGACGATGCTGGTGGCCTTCGCCCGCTACAGCCGCGACGGCAGCTTCGCGGTGCTGGGCGCCAACCGCCGCTTCGCCCTGGTCATGGTCGCGGGCTCGGTCGCCGGAGCGGTGCTCGGCGGGCTTCTGCTCGGCGTGTTCCCGGACGTGGTCCTCATCCCCGCGCTGAGCGTGGTCCTGCTCGTCTCCGCCGTCAAGCTCGCCCGTCACGAGTGA
- a CDS encoding DUF397 domain-containing protein, translating into MTPGESASSAPPLGPAAWRKASYSSDTGGECIEVADLTAHVAVRDSKNPAGPVFLAAPAAFAAFVTAAAEGRFGR; encoded by the coding sequence GTGACACCGGGGGAGAGTGCGTCGAGTGCGCCCCCCCTCGGCCCCGCCGCCTGGCGCAAGGCCTCCTACAGCTCCGACACCGGCGGCGAATGCATCGAGGTCGCCGACCTCACCGCCCACGTCGCCGTCCGGGACTCCAAGAACCCCGCCGGCCCCGTCTTCCTGGCCGCCCCGGCCGCGTTCGCGGCCTTCGTGACGGCCGCCGCCGAGGGTCGCTTCGGGCGCTGA
- a CDS encoding RICIN domain-containing protein, with protein MRMRKDTRSRRLVTTSTILMAGGVMLLPVPAVAHPAADTGSSTSAEARISGASFQVRNLQTGKCMTLAGGESTDNNVELVQFDCDTHPSRRWRVTNWNGESYQLVNRQTGKCATVAGGSGGNNKPLVQFDCDDHPSRRWRVANWNGNSYQLVNVRTGLCATVAGGRSTDNNVGLVQFSCDNDASRRWVMRMAGNVGG; from the coding sequence ATGCGTATGCGCAAGGACACGCGGTCGCGTCGCCTCGTGACGACGTCGACGATTCTGATGGCGGGGGGCGTCATGCTCCTCCCCGTCCCCGCGGTCGCCCACCCCGCGGCGGACACCGGCTCCTCGACCTCCGCCGAGGCGCGGATCTCGGGCGCCTCGTTCCAGGTCCGGAACCTCCAGACCGGCAAGTGCATGACGCTCGCCGGCGGCGAGTCCACCGACAACAACGTCGAACTCGTCCAGTTCGACTGCGACACCCACCCCTCGCGCCGCTGGCGGGTCACCAACTGGAACGGCGAGTCCTACCAGCTCGTCAACCGGCAGACCGGCAAGTGCGCCACGGTCGCGGGCGGCAGCGGCGGCAACAACAAGCCGCTCGTCCAGTTCGACTGCGACGACCACCCCTCGCGCCGCTGGCGGGTGGCCAACTGGAACGGCAACTCCTACCAGCTCGTCAACGTCCGGACGGGCCTGTGCGCGACGGTCGCGGGCGGCCGGTCGACCGACAACAACGTGGGGCTCGTCCAGTTCAGCTGCGACAACGACGCCTCGCGCCGCTGGGTCATGAGGATGGCCGGGAACGTGGGCGGGTAG
- a CDS encoding class I SAM-dependent methyltransferase has product MVATEPTPEILAAFEAAKGFMPVKEGLALYAAAAEAAELGLPLLEVGTYCGRSTILLADVARAAGTVAVTVDHHRGSEEQQPGWEYHDPSVVDPEVGAMDTLPTFRRTLHKAGLEEYVIAVVGRSPQVAKVWAGQLGFVFVDGGHTDEHATNDYEGWAPKVAPGGILVIHDVFPNPEDGGQAPYRIYLRAIESGEFEEISVTDSLRVLRRRG; this is encoded by the coding sequence ATGGTCGCCACCGAGCCCACCCCCGAGATCCTCGCCGCCTTCGAGGCCGCGAAGGGCTTCATGCCGGTCAAGGAAGGGCTCGCGCTGTACGCGGCGGCTGCCGAGGCGGCGGAGCTGGGGCTGCCGCTGCTGGAGGTCGGCACGTACTGCGGGCGCTCGACGATCCTGCTCGCGGACGTCGCGCGGGCGGCCGGGACGGTCGCGGTGACCGTGGACCACCACCGGGGCAGCGAGGAGCAGCAGCCGGGCTGGGAGTACCACGACCCGAGCGTGGTGGACCCCGAGGTCGGCGCGATGGACACGCTGCCGACCTTCCGCCGGACGCTGCACAAGGCGGGTCTGGAGGAGTACGTGATCGCGGTGGTCGGGCGCTCGCCGCAGGTGGCGAAGGTGTGGGCGGGGCAGCTCGGCTTCGTCTTCGTGGACGGCGGGCACACGGACGAGCACGCGACCAACGACTACGAGGGCTGGGCCCCGAAGGTCGCGCCCGGCGGCATCCTCGTCATCCACGACGTGTTCCCGAACCCGGAGGACGGCGGCCAGGCGCCGTACCGGATCTATCTGCGGGCGATCGAGTCGGGCGAGTTCGAGGAGATCTCGGTCACCGACTCGCTGCGGGTGCTGCGCCGGCGGGGCTGA
- a CDS encoding acyl-CoA dehydrogenase produces the protein MGIAITHEQRELARSVHGWLARAAPPEDVRKHLDAPGGAAGRPAYWDGAAAQGLLGIHLPEGCEGGGGGSLVDLAVVLEEAGRALLPGPYLPTVLAAELLHRAGRGEDAGALATGERIGAVALGPGTLTAAPALASDGFVLDGVAPPVLGGAQAELLILPARALHGTVWLAVDADTLSVRPHESADPTRPTAEVAADGVLVPASRVVGAVDAALVADLAAVLFAADACGTAARVLDIAAEHARTRVQFGRPIGQFQGVKHLCADMLVRLEQARALTWDAARAAREDAAEVRSLTASLAAGAALDTAYGLAKDCIQILGGIGFTWEHDAHLYLRRALVARQLLGSGDTHRLAAVRHAATGIRRELRLELPEEAQAFRAEAREALAPAVGLDPRAARRVLAGTGYAAPHLPAPYGLGAGPVRQLAVQREMEAAGVVLSPLSIATWVVPSLLAYGTPEQQERHLAPTLRGEQQWCQLFSEPEAGSDLASLRTRAERTDDGTGWRITGQKVWTSAAQWADYGILLARTDPDAPKHKGLTYFVVDMKNTPGIDIRPLKEITGESLFNEVWFDDALLPADAVVGEVGGGWRVARNTLGNERVHMADQVAFDTGLEALIEASVGEDGAVRARIGALVAEAHALACIGLRTTLLQVSGLEPGPGASVRKLVQTVHQQKLAELTVELLGAQGALREGAGERAVHGLLMSRCLTIAGGTTQVQLNVVAERLLGLPRD, from the coding sequence ATGGGCATCGCCATCACGCACGAACAGCGGGAGTTGGCCAGGTCCGTCCACGGGTGGCTGGCGCGCGCCGCGCCCCCCGAGGACGTACGCAAACACCTCGACGCGCCCGGCGGCGCGGCCGGACGGCCCGCGTACTGGGACGGGGCCGCCGCGCAGGGGCTGCTCGGCATCCACCTCCCCGAGGGGTGCGAGGGCGGGGGCGGCGGCAGTCTCGTCGACCTGGCCGTGGTCCTGGAGGAGGCGGGGCGGGCGCTGCTGCCGGGCCCGTACCTCCCCACGGTCCTCGCCGCCGAGCTGCTGCACCGCGCCGGGCGGGGGGAGGACGCCGGCGCGCTCGCCACGGGGGAGCGCATCGGGGCCGTCGCCCTCGGGCCGGGCACGCTGACCGCCGCGCCCGCCCTCGCCTCCGACGGATTCGTGCTCGACGGGGTCGCCCCGCCGGTGCTCGGCGGGGCGCAGGCCGAGCTGCTGATCCTCCCCGCGCGCGCCCTGCACGGCACCGTGTGGCTCGCCGTCGACGCCGACACCCTCTCCGTGCGCCCGCACGAGAGCGCCGACCCCACCCGGCCGACCGCCGAGGTCGCCGCCGACGGGGTGCTCGTGCCCGCGAGCCGGGTGGTCGGGGCGGTGGACGCGGCGCTCGTCGCCGACCTGGCCGCCGTGCTCTTCGCCGCCGACGCCTGCGGGACCGCCGCCCGGGTCCTCGACATCGCCGCCGAACACGCCCGCACGCGGGTGCAGTTCGGGAGGCCCATCGGACAGTTCCAGGGGGTCAAGCACCTCTGCGCCGACATGCTGGTCCGGCTGGAACAGGCCAGGGCGCTGACCTGGGACGCCGCCCGCGCGGCCCGGGAGGACGCCGCCGAGGTGCGCTCGCTGACCGCCTCCCTCGCGGCGGGGGCCGCGCTCGACACCGCGTACGGCCTGGCCAAGGACTGCATCCAGATCCTCGGCGGCATCGGCTTCACCTGGGAGCACGACGCGCACCTGTACCTGCGCCGCGCGCTCGTCGCCCGCCAGCTCCTCGGCTCCGGCGACACCCACCGGCTCGCCGCCGTGCGGCACGCCGCCACCGGGATCCGGCGCGAGCTGCGCCTCGAACTCCCCGAGGAGGCCCAGGCGTTCCGCGCCGAGGCCCGGGAGGCGCTGGCGCCCGCCGTCGGGCTCGACCCGCGCGCCGCCCGCCGCGTCCTCGCCGGCACCGGCTACGCGGCGCCGCACCTCCCGGCACCGTACGGGCTCGGCGCGGGGCCGGTGCGACAGCTCGCCGTACAGCGCGAGATGGAGGCGGCGGGGGTCGTGCTGAGCCCGCTCTCCATCGCCACCTGGGTGGTCCCCTCGCTCCTCGCGTACGGGACGCCGGAACAGCAGGAACGGCACCTCGCGCCCACCCTGCGCGGCGAACAGCAGTGGTGCCAGCTCTTCTCCGAGCCCGAGGCCGGCTCGGACCTGGCCTCCCTCCGCACCCGGGCCGAGCGGACGGACGACGGCACGGGCTGGCGGATCACCGGACAGAAGGTGTGGACGAGCGCGGCCCAGTGGGCCGACTACGGCATCCTCCTCGCCCGCACCGACCCCGACGCGCCCAAGCACAAGGGGCTCACCTACTTCGTCGTCGACATGAAGAACACCCCCGGCATCGACATCCGGCCGCTGAAGGAGATCACCGGGGAGTCGCTCTTCAACGAGGTCTGGTTCGACGACGCCCTGCTGCCCGCCGACGCGGTCGTCGGCGAGGTCGGCGGCGGCTGGCGGGTCGCCCGCAACACCCTCGGCAACGAGCGCGTCCACATGGCCGACCAGGTCGCCTTCGACACCGGCCTCGAAGCGCTCATCGAGGCCTCGGTCGGCGAGGACGGGGCCGTACGGGCCCGGATCGGCGCCCTCGTCGCCGAGGCCCACGCCCTCGCCTGCATCGGGCTGCGCACCACCCTGCTCCAGGTGTCCGGCCTCGAACCCGGACCGGGGGCGAGCGTCCGCAAGCTCGTCCAGACCGTCCACCAGCAGAAGCTCGCCGAGCTCACCGTCGAACTCCTGGGCGCGCAGGGCGCGCTGCGGGAGGGGGCGGGGGAGCGGGCGGTGCACGGACTGCTGATGTCGCGCTGCCTGACCATCGCGGGCGGCACCACCCAAGTGCAGCTGAACGTCGTGGCCGAGCGCCTGCTCGGCCTGCCGAGAGACTGA
- a CDS encoding ATP-binding protein: MNQATDLYPAELEASYRMGFTVGEHSAGHMRRILRMFLARWGLDRLADAAGLALTELVANVVRHVPGRRCTVLILREPYGLRVEVSDRVPGPLVAKAAGPLDEGGRGLALVEAVTDRWGVREGGDGKTVWFECDG, from the coding sequence ATGAATCAGGCAACAGACCTCTACCCTGCGGAACTTGAAGCGAGCTACCGGATGGGCTTCACCGTGGGTGAGCACTCCGCCGGTCACATGCGCCGCATCCTCCGCATGTTCCTCGCGCGGTGGGGGCTCGACCGGCTGGCCGACGCCGCCGGGCTCGCGCTCACCGAGCTCGTCGCGAACGTGGTCCGGCACGTGCCGGGGCGCCGGTGCACGGTGCTGATCCTGCGCGAGCCGTACGGGCTGAGGGTGGAGGTGTCCGACCGGGTGCCGGGGCCGCTCGTGGCGAAGGCGGCGGGCCCGCTGGACGAGGGCGGGCGCGGGCTGGCACTGGTGGAGGCCGTGACGGACCGGTGGGGGGTGCGGGAAGGAGGCGACGGGAAGACGGTGTGGTTCGAGTGCGACGGGTAG